The Acidobacteriota bacterium DNA segment CCGCGCGTCCCAGGCAGTGGCCTGAAGGCCCCATTGTGGAACAGGGGATTCAGCATGTGACCATCCACCAAACACATGATCTGCTCAGCTTTGGCGACATGAAGTTCAAACGCGAACCCAAACTTGACGACGGTGCACGCGACGCAGAGCTCACCCAAAGCGATGTGATTGAGACAACTCCGATACGATAAAACGCTATGGAAGCCCAGCTCAGGGCCGGCAACGTCCAAGATCTGAGGTTCGGCTCTTACTTCACCCGATCACCCGATGGCCCGATCACCCGATTCTTCCCGATTGGTCATGTTGGCCCGTAATCGCATATACTTAAGAACGGTCCTCAGCGAGCAGACCTCGCTGGGGATTTGAATTGTTTGCAGAGGAACGAATGCCGAAACTGAAGACCCATAGTGGCGCTGCTAAGCGCTTCAAGAAGACCGCCAGCGGTCGGGTGAAGCGTGGGCATGCGTTCATGCGCCATATTCTTACTTCGAAGAAGAAGAAGACCAAGCGGCGCCTGGACCTGGATACGTTGGTCGACAAGGCCGACGAGCGCAAAGTGAAGCGCATGATTCCGTACTGAAGGACGGCGATCGGCTGTCGGCATTCGGCGTTCAGCCACGAAGCATTCTGGTCGAGATCAGCATCTGGATAGACTGAATGAGCTGTTCGCGTGGGACTCCCAGAATGGTTCATGGCCGAACGCCGAGAGCCGAGTGCTGAAAGCCATCCTCGCGCTCCGTTGATCCCGCAACGCGCAGGATCTGAGATGAGCACAAGAGCTCGTCCGGAGCAATCGCGTGTGAAGAGGTAATCATCCTTACCTCCAGCCGCATAACCGCAGTCAAAAAAAGGAGACTCGCCGATGCCTCGCGTAAAACGCGGAACCAAGCGGCGCGCCAAGCGGAAAAAGATTCTTGAGCGCGCCAGTGGATATTTCCTAACTAAATCAAAACTCTATCGCAGCGCCAAAGAGAGTGTGGAGCGCGGACTGAAGTTCGCCTACTCCGGACGCAAGCAGAAGAAGCGCCAGTACCGCTCCATCTGGATCGTGCGCATTAACGCCGCCGCCAAGCTGAACGGCATCAGCTACAGCCAGTTCATCGATGGACTCAAGAAGTCCGGAGTGGAACTGGACCGCAAGGTGCTGGCCGAGCTCGCGGCTAACGACGCGGCTGCGTTTGCGACGCTGGCAGCGCAGGCCAAGACGGCTTTGGCTAAGTCGGCCTAACGTTGTCATTCCGAAGCGGGCGTAGTTTGCCCGCGAGGAATCCCTATAGTCACGTAAGAGTATGGGCATGGTAGGGATTCCTCTCTTCGCACGACTTCGCTTCGCTACGTCATGCTCCGCTCGGAATGACAATCGAAAAGAAGCGCCATGTACACCGTCCCTAAGCTCGAAGACTTCTCCCCATCCGCTCTCGACGCAGCGGCCCGAGACTTGAAGTCTGCCCTGGAGGGTGAGAGCGCGGCGATCGCCAGCGAAGCTGAGTGGAAGATCCTCCGCGATCGTTGGATGGCGCGCAAAAACGGCGTGCTCACGCTACTCAACGATCAGTGGCTGAAAGCGGCTCCTGCTCCGGCCAAGCGCGAAGTCGGCCAGCGCGTTAACGAAGTCAAAAAGATCGTCGAAGAACAGATCGATGCAGCTCTCACTCGCGTCAGTTCCGCGGTTTCAGCTTCGCGTCTGCAACAGGAACGCGTCGATATCACATTGCCCGGAAACCGGCGCAAGCTTGGCATTGAGCATCCGCTCATACGGACGATGAATGAGATCGTCGAAGTCTTCAAGCGGATGGGATACTCGGTCGCCGAAGGGCCCGAGGTCGAGACCGATTACTACAACTTCGAGTCGCTCAACTTCCCTCCCAACCATCCCGCGCGCGACACGCAGGACACGCTGGTAATCAAAGGGCAGCAAGGCAAGCCGCTGCGCGAGCGCCTGCTGCTGCGCACGCATACTTCACCGGTACAGATTCGCGCCATGGAGAAGCAGCCGCCGCCGCTTCGTATTGTCGTTCCCGGAAAGGTACATCGCGCTGATACGGCTGACGCGACGCACTCGCCGATCTTCCACCAGGTCGAAGGACTTGCCGTCGATACGAATATCACTTTCTGCGATTTGAAAGGCACGCTCGACCAAGCGGCGAAGGCAATGTTCGGATCCAGCGTGAAGACGCGATTCTATCCTTCGTTCTTCCCATTTACGGAACCGAGCGCCGACATGCAGATCTCCTGCTTCAAGTGCGGAGGCAGCGGACGTCTGAACGGAGAACGCTGTGGTATGTGCAAGTCCACCGGTTGGATCGAGATTCTCGGTTCGGGAATGGTGGATCCGAATGTGTATGGTTTCGTCGATTACGATCCAAAGAAATACAGCGGATTTGCGTTTGGCATGGGAGTGGAGCGAATCGCGATTTTGAAGTATGGAGTCGACGACATTCAGCTGTTTTATCAGGGAGATGTCAGGTTTTTAAGGCAGTTTGGGTAAAGACAGTTTTCTAAACTGTCATCCTGAGGCCTTATTTTGGCCGAAGGATCTCCCGGAATGTTTCAGGCGAAATTGCACTGTCCCGGCTCTTCGGCCCCAGATTCTCGTGAAAGAGCCAGGAAGGTGCAATTTAGTCTGGATCATTCCGGGAGATCCTTCGGCCAAAAGAGGGCCTCAGGATGACAGGGTTACATATACACCGAATCACTAGCTCACATGCGCATTTCTCCCCATTGGCTTCGCGAGTTCGTCGCGCTCGACATCGATAACATTCGTCTGGCCGAAGACCTCACGCACGCCGGCATTGCCGTTGAGGGCTTCATCGGCGGGGGAGACGCCGTGCTCTTCGAGATGGAGATCACGACCAATCGCGTGGATGCCATGAACCATTACGGCGTCGCGCGCGAGTGCTCGGCGATCTACAACGTCGAGCTACAGCCGATTACGCTGAAGCTTCCGAAGCTGATTCAACCGGAGTCTTTTCCCGTCGAGATTCTGGAGCCAGCGCTCTGCGCTCGTTACACGGCGCGTGCCATACGCGACGTTCGCATCGAGAAGTCGCCACAATACATCGCGGAGCGCCTGCTGATTGAGGGCCATCAGGGCATCAACAACATCGCCGACGTAACCAATTACGTCCTGATGGAGATGGGACATCCGACGCACGCCTTCGATCTTGATCTGCTCGAAGGGGGCA contains these protein-coding regions:
- a CDS encoding 50S ribosomal protein L35, producing the protein MPKLKTHSGAAKRFKKTASGRVKRGHAFMRHILTSKKKKTKRRLDLDTLVDKADERKVKRMIPY
- a CDS encoding 50S ribosomal protein L20, which translates into the protein MPRVKRGTKRRAKRKKILERASGYFLTKSKLYRSAKESVERGLKFAYSGRKQKKRQYRSIWIVRINAAAKLNGISYSQFIDGLKKSGVELDRKVLAELAANDAAAFATLAAQAKTALAKSA
- a CDS encoding phenylalanine--tRNA ligase subunit alpha, whose protein sequence is MYTVPKLEDFSPSALDAAARDLKSALEGESAAIASEAEWKILRDRWMARKNGVLTLLNDQWLKAAPAPAKREVGQRVNEVKKIVEEQIDAALTRVSSAVSASRLQQERVDITLPGNRRKLGIEHPLIRTMNEIVEVFKRMGYSVAEGPEVETDYYNFESLNFPPNHPARDTQDTLVIKGQQGKPLRERLLLRTHTSPVQIRAMEKQPPPLRIVVPGKVHRADTADATHSPIFHQVEGLAVDTNITFCDLKGTLDQAAKAMFGSSVKTRFYPSFFPFTEPSADMQISCFKCGGSGRLNGERCGMCKSTGWIEILGSGMVDPNVYGFVDYDPKKYSGFAFGMGVERIAILKYGVDDIQLFYQGDVRFLRQFG